A segment of the Odontesthes bonariensis isolate fOdoBon6 chromosome 8, fOdoBon6.hap1, whole genome shotgun sequence genome:
tttaaataataagTCTGTGTGTTTATCTCTGTGGAACCACAAATGGGAGCAGTCTGGACTGCGTAGGGACTGCGGTGTGGTTCCAGAGTGACTCGGACCCAGAAATCCAGTGGAAGAGGTGCTTTTTATGTTGGTGTTGGAGGGCTGTGATGACCCAACAGCTCCGTCTTACTGAGGTTCAGTTCAACGAGGTGTTGGAAATACTGCTCAAATTCCCAGAGGAATTATGAAGCCCATTTTAGACTTTCAACATATTTACTGAGGCTGCAGCAAACGATTATTCAGGGAATCGAGTATTCTATCAATTATTCCATCGATTTATCAAGTAATCGGATCAGAAATACTTTTGCAGCTATTTAAAAGAGAAACATTTACATTCTATTTGAGCTTTTAGCCACGATCAGGGCTGGCTGATGTGGCCaaaaaatcgtctttttcaacAAACATTCCTCCTCCTGATAATGATAACAGGACTATAGAATAGTATAGGTATAATGTCCAGCTGTTCTAacatctgttagcttctctCCTACTGTCTCTGCTTTCATAAAGTGTGTTTGAATGCAGCTGAAATGCTCATAAAGCCTCTTATTTCCTCTCTAATTGTCTGTTATCAGACACCACAGCAGTAAGCCGGCAGCCTCTGATTGTTGGCACGGTATCAGGCCATGGACTCATCGTTAGGGTTGCAAAATTTCCGGAATTTTCAAAGAcggaaactttccatgggaatttAAGGGAATTAACGGGAATTAACAGGAATTTATGGGAATAAACTGGGAATTTTCAAATTTGAAGGTTGGCTCTTCTAGGGAACTTAAATATAGTTGAGGAAAGTATATTTTAGCATAATCATGACTTGAATCTGAGGCCCTTGCACCTGTAgcctaacctgactcacgtcatctggctcggtcaccaactacacgcgggggcgttccctttcctcacacaaccatctgaggagcctgggagtcatatgtgtttcgtccgattagaaaataatcagagccaatcattaatcgctgggtgggactttggatgaatgggcggcgttatggccgcgttatggccgcccattcatgctccagagggcaagagtcaggtaagctctgatttacgtcacgggttgagtcattgggagtggctgcagtggcgtgtcagtcaagatgacggacagattcttcatccaatcacatgcatgttttagaaaaaatagccccatttgaaatcatgtcggttgtgggctcgtcccagatggtacgcgaataccagagggcgggagtcaggtaaccTGTAGCCTCCATCATCCTCCAAATCCAACCATCATCAGCCGCCTCCGAGTGCAACTGGTCACTGTTTGGCAACACCCACACAAAGGTTCGCAACAGGCTCACAAATGTGAGAGTGGAAAAGCTGGTTGGCATTCGCGCAAACCTAAGGCTCTTTGAGCCTGTCACAGAGCCATCCTCAACAAGGCTGGAAAGTGACACTGAAGAGGAAGACTTAGAGTTGGATGCTGAGGAAGGGGACATGTTGTTGGATGTTCATGAGGCCCAGGAAGAGTCTATTGACTGAGCAAAAATGCAGAGGATTGCTTGAAGGAAGATTTGcatgttaaaggtagggtaggagatcctggattttgagtccagcgaagctgcattttgaaaatacacagataaaaagtcccaacacttttcttcactttccccccgaaggcacgcctctagagtacatgaacgtgcacgagcatgaaggtgcacgagcgctgttctgacagcaagcatcgatcgttgccgtatttagtatttagtatatgataactatacgtttaataatgctaggtgctagccaagctggctctagtttagcttcctgccaagcttctggacacgtaattcgttcacggagcagggtacgcgcacagggggaaggagggggagggaggagcagattgcagtttgatagacggcatcactatccaatcattgtgaacggtccgttcacaatgattggatactgtttttcctagattgccCATAATAAATTTACAGCATTTCCACTATGTTTGGAGAgcagctctttcacattttcACATCAAAAATGGTGTAAATCCTGCTGAATGCAGCACATGCTGTACTTCCTCTATTTCACCCCTGACAGCCCGACATAGACGGTTTTCCTTCTCTggagcttattgttagcttattTGCTATAATGTTATGTCCTCACATGTGAGTCGctctggataaaagcatctgctgaaTGCAGAAACATGAACAAACTACAGAAATCTGGACGAAACTCAAAAGGAAAAtgtctttaaagcaatacaatgtaacttctcaaaaagcccattatggagctctccctacaggcttggaggtaatgtacggttacgacACTCGCCAACGAGTAAaagctgttccgagagcaactctagtccggtctcttgctttgtcggcctctctctttctctttcttgcttcatcagtcaacgtcttcttctgtttcttcggtgcctctgccatgatgatcgtactgacaatgttgcgctagcttagccttatacctgggagtgtgagaggggtccatttgtttttgcggtaggtgtgccagaaagcaagtcgaagtacttccgctcagctcccgggccgctccagcaaagttacatagcgcagtttttcctactcggacccccgaagggcataggagacaggccaattgtaatattaaaactcattctagccgcacaatttttttcaagctgttattttaaggtagaaatgttacatagtattgctttaagtctggGTGAACGTTTCCCTTCTTCCTTTAATGTTTTAGCTGCCACACAAGTTGAGGAGCCACTCGTGAAAAACACTGTGCTTTAGGTTAGCAATTAAAGTTAGTTACCGAGTGTCGTGACCAGCTCCATCAGGTCTGGGGGTCCCTTCCCCTTCAGAGTCTCCAGAGATTCCATCACCTCCAGACTGTTGCCCACACATCGACCGATCGTACAATCCATCCGGGTGAGGGCGGCTGCCGTACGGATGCCCACGCCATTTCCTGCACTTACCTGAATAATCACAATTATCACAGCTCCTTACTCCAGCTAATGAGCACTTTTTGCTCAAGTAAGAAAAAGGCTTCAGATTGAAAGCCCTCACTCCAGGTGGGAATGACCTGTAAGCAGCCACACTTCCTTCATGAGCACTTGTcaggctttaaagggatagttcgcctcttttgacatgaagctgtataacatcccatattagcaatatcatttattaaatttgacttagcccctgctgcgtcctgtgagccgagttccagcctcgttttggcattgacgaaggtagtccggctagttggctgggctttaaaaaataaagcgttttgcttctcaaaataatatgtgttccaaagaataataatacatttgcatcacaaaatcgtttatccagaaaaagtcagagctcacaatcgcttggcgctattttctctcccttcgtatcactgcctgctgccgacagccgcgcctgttacggtgtttgctgctcggtctgcacttcggtctgcacggtctacacagcaggcagtgatacgaagggagagaaaatagcgccaagcgactttttttggtgaacgattttgtgatgcaaatgtattactcttttgaacgcatattgttttgagaagcaaaacgctttattttttaagccccagccaactagctggactaccttcgtcaatgccaaaacgaggcttgaactcggctcacaggacgtagcagggggtaagaagatgttcataaatgatattgctagtatgggatgtcatacagcttcatgtcaaaagaggagaactatccctttaaactgtaCTTACTAACAGCTTGGCCAGCTTCTCAGCACTCTGCACATCTTTGTACAGAGCAGCTCGTCCAAACTTCACGTCCAGCACCAGAGCAGACAGAGACTCGGCGCCTTTCTTAGAGATGATAGAACCTGGAAACCAACAGAGCCACATGTTTGGATCGCTGCGCGGCTCTCTGAGCGGACCACTGGTCCCAGTTCAGTACCTGCAATGAGTGGAGGGCTGTCCACGGTGCTGGTGGCGTCCCGCAGAGCGTACAGGACTCGATCCGCTGGAACCAGCTTCTCCGTCTGACCCACGATGCAGCAGCCCACCGAGGCCAGGATGTCCTGAATCTGCAGTTAAATCAGATTTTAGTCCAGATTTGAGGAGAAGGTTAGAAAATGGAACAGGGTTTCCGAAAAGGCTTCTCGCACCTGTTCTGTTGATTGGTGGACTTGGAATCCTGGAATTGATTCCAGTTTATCCAGAGTTCCTCCTGTGTGAGCCAAGCCCCGCCCACTGATCATTGGCACCTGACAAACGCACGTTAAGTTACAAGCAAGtttgtacagttttttttttttacactgaaggTAGGGAAATGATGCTGAGAGATGCACTGATGATGGATATCTAACTTTATTCTTTACTCTCCTGTTGTGGAGGAAAGAGGAGTCGGACTCAGCGTTGCAGCCTCTTATGGTGAATTTATTGATCAGAACGACACAGACATGTACATGGCAGCATGCTTCCAATCTCTGAAACAGTCGCTTGACTGCGTGTTCGGCCGGAAATTAAAATGTAAATCCCAAAATGCAGATTTTCAGCACAAGGTTTCAGATGATGGCTTCAGTTGACACACATGGCTTGTAACGGCACCATCCCACCCGACAGCAGAACGTTTAAAATCTTAATGTGACAGATTTCTAAGATTACATTTTTCTGCTGAACATTAAATCTGAGAGCACCACAGCTGGAgtttctctgtgttttctgAATGAATCCAGATGTTGTTGTGAATCCAGATGTACCTTACATCCACAGACAGCTAGCGCGGGGGCTAACACGAGGCTAACTTTATCCCCCACCCCTCCTGTAGAGTGTTTGTCAACCATCAGCGTTTTCCAGTCATCCGGCCACGACATCACTTCCCCTGATGACATCATCTCTCTGGTCAGGGTCTGAATCTCTGTGGGTTTCATCCCTTTCTGCCAAATAGCCATCAGCATGGCCCCTGGAAGACAAAAACGGAGACGGTGGAGACGGAGACACCTCAGTCTGAATGTGTCCGGCTGTAGGGAGGGCTCTTTGTACCTATCTGACTTTCCTGCATGGTTTTAGCTGTGACAGCGTTGATGAAGACTTTGATCTCTTCATCGCTCAGCTGCCCTCCATCTCTCTTCTTCTTGATCAGATCTGGGATGGATAGCATGGCTGCCTGGAAGGAAATAACAGCTCAAACAGGCCACTGCAACAATTGATTTTAGTGATCGATTCCAGAATCCAGCTGAAAACTTGCAAAAGTCACATGTAAAAGTCTTGGTCACAGTCGAACATTTTTtaataacctttgagtttacattacttgactatacagcttCTGAGacgaaatttacatatagaaggtgtctatcggaggatgctgtaaccagatttaaagaattaattccatcattagtttcttcactgccatgtgcagatatgacagaagacGACTTCCTAAATTTTACTCCAGCATACAGccctgagattttttttaggcgcaccattgagaaaataggtcgcATGTGCTACCAAATCGGTCGCACTCTGGAGCCCtggactgttcaaggaggttttccccttaatcgacaattccatattggatttgatcaatctgtctttgttgacaggatatgtacctcagccttttaaggttgctgtaattaaaccttaaaaaacctactcttgattcagaagtgttagctcattatagacctatatccaatctcccttttatgtctaaagttcttgaaaaaatagttgcagctcagctttgtgatcatttacacagaaataatctgtttgaagagtttcagtcaggagagtgcatcatagcacagaaactgcactgctgaaagttaccaatgatctcctcttagcctctgatagcggaagcagcttttagctgttatgctgcacacgacttgtgtctgtgcttgtcctgttggatctcagtgctgcatttgatacggtcgatcacagtatcttattacagagacttgaacatgttattgggattaaaggaactgcattaggctggcttaagtcatatttatctgatagatttcagtttgttcttgtaaataaagaatcttcctcacacaccagagtaagtcatggagttcctcagggttctgtgcttggaccgattcttttcactggatgactcagaactgtctgcttctaaattcagacaaaactgaagtcgttatctttggacctgagcgcgctttagggagaaattgtctagctatatagttactctagatggtaacTATAACTTGGTGGTAACTTGGAGTTATTtctgaccagaatttatcatttgactcgcatataaaacagatctgccttctttcatcttcgtaatattgttaaaatcaggaacatcttgtagcagtcacagtgccgtgtggattaagagttcttCAACCTCTGAcgaaaccaacattcctgtgggggatgtttatgTATCTGGATAAGAACCAGATCTTCAATTCTTTTCCACaaaggag
Coding sequences within it:
- the tymp gene encoding thymidine phosphorylase — protein: MLSIPDLIKKKRDGGQLSDEEIKVFINAVTAKTMQESQIGAMLMAIWQKGMKPTEIQTLTREMMSSGEVMSWPDDWKTLMVDKHSTGGVGDKVSLVLAPALAVCGCKVPMISGRGLAHTGGTLDKLESIPGFQVHQSTEQIQDILASVGCCIVGQTEKLVPADRVLYALRDATSTVDSPPLIAGSIISKKGAESLSALVLDVKFGRAALYKDVQSAEKLAKLLVSAGNGVGIRTAAALTRMDCTIGRCVGNSLEVMESLETLKGKGPPDLMELVTTLGGVLLVQTGLAPDLTEGRKQISDAVTGGTALSKFQAMMEAQGVAKGTARSLCSARTDYYSVLRKAAHQLELKAPADGVVVDIDGMDLARVLHHLGAGRSKSGEDVNHSVGAELLVSLGQRVTKGAPWLRLHHEDPTPTREQIARLENTLTVDPKAEARPGPTLVEKLLPESDAFIL